The genomic stretch GCTTCCTGTCCATGAACCCGCGCGTCGGAGACAACGGCGGCGAGCCGCGGCTGATATTCGTCGATACGAAAGAGGCGCAGGCGTCGGAATTCGCGGCCCTCACCGGAAAGCTCTCGATAAGCGTGCCGCTGCTGCGCGAAACTGCGGCGGCGCGCTCGCGCGGCGAATGGGTCATGTGGCTTCTCGACCGCAAAGGCTACGCCGGCGAGCTCTGCTGCGAGGAGTGCGGCTGGAGCGCGCGCTGTCCGCGCTGCGGTTCCGCCATGCGCTGGGAAGAACGCCGCGGGAGGCTGCGCTGCGTATCATGCGGAGAATGCGCGCCGCTGCCAGAGCGCTGCCCGAACTGCGGCGGCATGCTCATGCGCGGCTCGCGCCCTGGGCTCGAAGCCCTATTCGAGCGGGCCGGCGGCGCGCTGCGCGGAAGATACGGCGGCGTACTGCTCTTCCAGAACGACGGAGAAAAAATCCCCCAGGCGGAAGAGCTCGCGGAACAATATCCGCACGGCGCGCTGCTCATAGGTACGCGCGGCCTGCTCTCGCTCTGCGGCGGCCTGTCGCCCTCCGTGATCGGCTGGATAGACGCCGACGCAGAGGCCCGCTCCGAGGGCTACGACGCGCGCGCGCGCGCCTACGCGATGCTCTGGGAATCAATGTGGCGCGGCGGCGAGAGGCGCGTCGTCGTCCAGAGCCGCCGTCCCGGAACCGGCTGGCAGGACGGCCTGCGGCGCGGCTGGCGCAGTTTCTGGCGCAGGGAGCTTTCGGAGCGCGCGGAGCTTGAGCTGCCGCCCTTCGTGCCGATGATAAAGATAACCGCGGCGCGCTCCGCCCTGCGCGAGATCGCCTCCAAGCTCGAGGAGGCCGGCGTGGACTGCTGGCAGTCGGACGAAGAGGCCGCGCTCTGGGCGCGCACGAAACGTTTCGCGGCGCTCGGCGCGATACTCTCCCCTTATTTCTCCATATCTAGGTCTGGAAAAGCTTTTCCCTCTGTATTATTATATCTAGACTGAGGGCATAGCCCCTCCGCTTCGGCGTGCACCAAAGAACCTGGGGGTATGGACGGAATGAAAGCGCTAGTCACGGTACTGGGAAAAGACAAGGTCGGCATCATCGCGAGCGTATGCACATACCTCGCCGGCAAAAACGTCAACGTGCTCGAAATCTCACAGACGATAGTCAATGGATACTTCGACATGCTCATGATAATCGACGTGACCGAGGCGACCTGCTCGCCCGGCGAGCTTGCTGGCGGCCTCGAGGAACTGGGCGGAGAGATAGGCCTCATGATAAAATTCCAGCGTGAAGAAATATTCGAAAGCATGCACAGGATATAAAAAATGATTAGCAGATCAGAAGCGCGCTGGACGAACGAGATGATCCTCGAAGAGAACCTCGACGTCCGCACCATAACGATGGGCATAAACATACTCGACTGCGCGGACCCAGACGAAAAAAAATTCTGCACAAAGCTGTACGACAGGATAACTAAGACGGCGGAAAACCTCGTGCGAGTCGGAGACGACATAGCGGTCGAGTTCGGCATCCCGATAGTCAATAAAAGAATATCCGTGACGCCGGTCGCTATAGCAGCGGCCTGCTGCGAGACCGACAGCTACGTCGAGATAGCGCGCACGCTCGACCGCGCTGCGGAAGAGGTCGGAGTCAACTTCATCGGCGGCTTCTCCGCTCTCGTCCAGAAAGGCACGGCGGCATCCGACCAGAAACTCATCAACTCGATACCGGAGGCGCTCGCAGTCACGGAGCGCGTCTGCTCGTCCGTCAACCTCGGCTCCAGCCGTTCCGGCATCAACATGGACGCCGTGAAAGAAATGGGCGGCGTTATAAAAGAGACGGCCTTCCTGACGAAGGACAAGGATTCGCTCGGATGCGCCAAATTCGTCGTTTTCTGCAACGCCGTCGAGGACAACCCGTTCATGGCTGGGGCCTTCCACGGCGTAGGCGAGCGCGACTGCGCGATAAACGTCGGAGTAAGCGGCCCAGGCGTCGTTAAGCGCGCGCTCGAAGAAGTACGCGGCGCGGACTTCGAGACGCTCTGCGAGACAGTCAAAAAAACGGCCTTCCGCATAACGCGCGTCGGGCAGCTCGTCGCGCGCGAGGCGTCGGAACGCCTCGGCGTTCCATTCGGAATCATCGACCTCTCGCTCGCGCCGACCCCGGCGATAGGCGACAGCGTCGCCGAGATACTGCAGGAGATGGGGCTCGAACGCGCCGGCGCCCCAGGCACCACGGCGGCGATAGCCATACTCAACGACAACGTCAAAAAAGGAGGCGTCATGGCCTCGTCCTACGTCGGAGGCCTCAGCGGGGCCTTCATCCCGGTCAGCGAAGACCACGGCATGATAGAGGCGGTGGAGGCGGGCGCGCTGACGCTCGACAAGCTCGAGGCGATGACATGCGTCTGCTCCGTCGGCCTAGACATGATAGCGCTTCCAGGCGAAACGCCGGCGGAGACCATATCGGGCATAATCGCCGACGAAATGGCGATAGGCATGATAAACAATAAAACGACCGCAGTGCGCGTCATTCCGGTATACGGCAAAGTGGCGGGGGAGACCGTGACCTTCGGCGGACTGCTTGGCTACGCGCCAATAATGCCGGTCAACAGGTTCGACTGCTCGGCGTTCGTCGGCCGCGGCGGAAGGATTCCGGCGCCGATACACAGCTTCAAAAACTAAAGAAAAGAGAGCGTAAACACAATGGCTATAGCAGCGATCGTCGGCAGGCCCAACGTCGGCAAATCTTCCATATTCAACCGGATACTGGGAAAACGCGCCGCGATAGTGGACGACCAGCCCGGAGTCACGAGAGACAGGCTCTACGGAGAAACCGAATGGGGCGGCAAAAAATTCTACATCGTGGACACGGGCGGCATCCGTTCCGAGACTGAGCATCCGTTCATGGACCTCATAGAAAAGCAGGTCGACCTCGCAGTCGACGAAAGCGGCGTGATAATCTTCGTCGTAGACGGCAAGACCGGCGTCACGCCGACCGACGAGGACATAGCGCACAAGCTGCGCAGAAGCGGCAAGCCCGTCGTCGTAGCGATGAACAAGCTCGACAACTCAAATCAGGAAGACGCCATGATAGGCGAGGCCTACGGACTCGGATTCGACGAGGTCGTAGGCGTCAGCGCCGAGCACAACAGCGGATTCAACGAACTCATGGACATAGTCGCCTCGAAGCTCGAGGACGAAGAGCTGGACGAGGATACTGACGAAATCCGCGTGACTCTCGTCGGACGCCCTAACGTCGGCAAGTCGAGCCTGCTCAACGCCTTCGCGGGAGAGGAGCGCTCGATGGTCAGCGACATAGCCGGCACCACGCGCGACGTCGTAGACTCCGTCGTCGAGATCGGAGGCAAAAAATTCCGCTTCCTCGACACGGCAGGGCTGCGGCGCAAAAGCCGGGTGAATTCCGCGCTTGAATACTACTCCAACGTGCGCACCTACCAGGCGATAGACCGCTGCCACGTCGCGCTTGTGCTGCTCGACGCGCAGGATCTCCTTACGGAGCAGGACAAACGTCTCGTAGGTCAGGTGCTCGAGCGCGGCAAGGGACTTGTGCTGGTAGTCAACAAATGGGACCTGGCGCCGAAAGAGGAAAAGGTAGGCGACGTCGTGACGAAAAAACTCATCGACGAGCTTCCGCTCGCCGCGCACGCGCCGCGCGTATTCATCTCGGCTCTGTCCGGGCGCAGCCTGGGCAAGCTGCCGGAGCTGATACTCAAGGTCGAAGAGAACCGCCGCCGGAGGATAGCGACGTCGGAGCTGAACAGGCTCGTCAAGGAAGTGCTCGTATTCGACCGCATGCCGGGAGACGGCAAAGGCCACAGCCTCAAAGTCTACTATTGCACACAGGCCGACGGAGCGCCCCCCGCGTTCGTCTTCTTCGTCAACGATCCCGAGCTTTCGTCGAAGAGCTTCAAAAGGCGCCTCGAGAACCTACTGCGGGAAATGGCGGATTTTTCCGGCGTTCCGATAAAGATTTTCATGAGAAGCAAAAACTAGCGTAAAAGTCGCTGTCAGAGCTAATTTTCTAATGTCAAGGTCTTGACGTTGCGGGCTTTTATCTGTATAAATGCTATGTACTGCGTTAAGGCGGTTCAAATTTGAATGGAGGTGGCATTGCGGTGACAAAGACAGACCTCATCAACATCGTGGCCAAAGAGGTAGAGGGCGTCACTAAGAAAAAGGCGACCGAAGTTGTGGAAGCTATATTCTGCAATATACATGAGGCGCTTCAGAAAGACGAGAAAGTCCAGATTGTAGGTTTTGGCACGTTTGAAGTTCAGAAGAGGGCCGCGCGCCAGGGACGCAATCCCCAGGATCCGAAGAAAGTTATAGAGATTCCGGCGAAGAACGTACCGGTCTTCCGCGCCGGGAAGGCGTTAAAGGAAGCCGTAAACAAGTAACCGTCTTCTTTAAAGCTTAGATTAGATAAATTCCTTCGCTTCGAGGCGGGGGAATTTTTTTGTCCCTCTTGACCTAAACGCGATGTCGCGGTATCATACTTTGCGTTGTACGGGATGTAGCGCAGTCTGGCTAGCGTACCTGCATGGGGTGCAGGTGGTCGGAGGTTCGAATCCTCTCATCCCGACCATTTGGATCTACGGCCCGGCTTCATCAAGAAGCCGGGCTTTTTGTCCGTCACTACCGCCTGCCGCGCCTCCTGTACGCGCGGCGTTTATTTTTAGCCGCCTGCGCATGATATAATATATTAAATTTCGACGTATACGCCGCGCGGGGCCGTTCCGCGTCACATTCGGCCCCTGAGTCCGGCGCGATGAAGTAAATAATTCGACCAAACCAAAAATAATTGGTAAGAAAGGGCGCTGATAATATGATAATAGTTAACATCCACGGTTTTGAAAGCAGCGGGGAGAACAGCAAATATAAATGGCTGAAGAATAATTATTCGTGTGAGATATATTCCCCGACCTTCGATTACAGGAACACTAATCCGCGCATCGTGCTTAAGACGCTGCGCGGCAGGATAACAGAAGCCGAACGCGCGGGTGAGGGCCCCGTCAGGATAATAGGCTCCAGCCTCGGCGGCTTCTTCGCCAATATCCTCAACATAATCTTTCCGCACGCGCGGACAGTGCTCCTTAATCCGTGCCTTTTCCCGTTCCTGTCCCTCGGATCTAAATACGACCTCCCGGTATGGATACGCAAGGAATACGCGTCGCTTGTAAGCGAATACGTCTATGAGCATCCCAACTACGACAACATGATGGTGCTGCTCTCCGAAGAGGACGAAGAGCTGAACCACGACGTTCTGACGCGCCCGATGTTTCCGAAGCACTTCAGAAACATTGAGACGGTCCGCGCGACGCACAGGATGGACATCGACGAGGAAATCGGTGAAAAGATCAAAAAGTTCTTCGGATAGGGTGCGCCTGACTGTAATGTGTTGCTTTTTTTTGAAAAAGTGATACACTTAACAGACAATTCTGGAGTTAATGCTGGAAGAGTGGGTTTTTCCCACTCTTCTTTTGTTAAGGGAGGCGTATGTGTGAACCAGGAGAAATACAACGAGATCCACCGCGCGATATGCGGGAGGGTCGAAGCTCTAGGCTACGAGTGCGCCGGTTTTGAGGCAGTTTCGGAAAACGGGATGAACGTCGTCCGCGTTTACCTCGAGATGCCGGGAGGCATCGACACGGGGGACTGCGAGATAGTTTCCCGCGACGTCGGCGAGTATTTGGATACGGTGGAGGAATACCTTCCTGACAGATATTTTCTTGAGATAAGTTCGCCAGGCGTCGAGCGTCCGCTGTTCGTCATAGAGGACTATCGCCGGTTCGCGGGGAACGAGGCTGAGATCTCGCTGAAAAAGGGCGGAAGGAAGGTACGCGGCGTCATAGCGGGCACGCCTTCGGATGCCGAGGTGACCGTCGGGACGAAAGACGGCGGCGTTACGGTCGCCCTCGCCGATATAAAGCGCGCGCACCTAGTATATGTCCCGGAGCGCGGGCAGAAGAAAACCTTCAAAAAAATTCCTAAGAAGAAAAAATAATTTTGCAAAGAGAAAGGGGTCTGACAGGAAAAATGCAGCTTGGCAAGGATTTTAAAAAGGTGCTCAAACAGATAGAAGAAGAAAAGGGGCTCTCTGAAGAGACTATCGTCTCGAGCCTCGAGGCGGCCATGGTGTCGGCCTACAAGAAATTCAAGGGCGGCAACCAGCACATTGAAGTGCATATAGATATAGAGAGCGGCGAGATATCGCTCTACGAAGTCTACGAGATAGTGAACGAGGTCGTGAACCACGACGCAGAGATGACGCCCGAGGAGGCGGAGCGCCGCGGCTACAAGGATCTCGAGGTCGGCGACGTGATACGCTCCGAGGTGCTGCCGGAGGATTTCGGGCGCATAGCTGCGCAGACGGCGCGTCAGGTGATAATCCAGAAGCTTAAGGACGCGGAGCGCCAGGTCGTGTACGAGCAGTTCTCCGACAAGATAGGGAACATCGTCACCGGCTCCGTCTTCAAGGCCGAGGGAGACCAGATACTCGTGCGCCTCAACGACAAGACCGAGGCTATAATGCCGAAGGAAGAGCGCATCGTCGGAGAGAAGTACAATCCAGGCGACCGCATGAAGTTCTATCTGCTCGACGTGCGCCAGACGACGCGCGGCCCGCGCATAATCGTCTCGCGCACTCATCCGGGGCTTCTGCGCAGGCTGCTCGAACTCGAGGTGCCGGAGATCAGGGACGGCATCGTTGAGATACGCAACATAGTACGCGAGGCCGGAACGCGCGCAAAAATAGCCGTCGCGAGCCTCGACGTGAACGTAGAGCCGCTCGGCGCGTGCGTAGGGAAGCAGGGCGGGCGTATCAAGTCCATCAGCAGCGAGCTGAACGGCGAAAGGATCGACATAATCGTCTACAACAGCGATCCGCTCAAATATATAGTCAACGCGCTCTCGCCTGCTAAGATAGTGCGCATCGAGCCGCTTCTCGACCAGGACCGCTCCGTCATCGCCTACGTGCATTCGGACCAGCTTTCGCTCGCGATAGGCAAGGCGGGACAGAACGTGCGCCTCGCGGCGCGCCTGACCGGGTGGAAGATAGACATCAAGGTGAAGGACGAGGAGAAGCTCCCGACGATGAAGGACCTCTTCATGGACTTCTCAGAGATGATATCCGAGGACGAAAAGGACAAGTAAGGGGCCGGACGCATGGCGAAGGCCGTTAAGCAGCCGGTGAAGAAACAGCGCCCGCGCACCTGCGTCGGATGCGGCGAGGAGTCGCCGAAGAGGACGCTGCTGCGTATCGTGAGGTCGCCCGAGGGTGAAGTGCGCTACGACCCGACCGGGAAGGCGAACGGGCGCGGCGCGTATCTTTGCGCAGACCCGTCGTGCGTTGCGGCGGCGAAAAAGAAAAAGTCGCTTTCGCGCGCGCTCAAGGCCGAGGTGCCGGAATCGCTTTACGACGAGCTCACGGCGCTCTGCGCGGAAAAGGGCGGCGAAGCGTGAGAGCCTGCGGCGGAGAAATTCTCGGGACTCTGGGCATGGCCCGCCGCGCCGGAGCGCTTCTGGTCGGACAGGACAAGGTTCTTGCTGCGCTGAAGTCCGGCGGAAGGTATGTTGTTTTCGTAACGTGCGACTGCGCCGCCAACGTAACGCGCCGTTTAGAGGCGGCGGCCGGGCGCGGACGCGCGGATATAATTTTGATAAAAGGGACGGACCGCGCCGGGCTGGGGGCAGCCCTCGGCTTGACTGCGGCTCAGACTGCGGCTCTGCCGGCGGAAAGCGGGTTCGTTAAAAAAATCCATACGATTTGCGACAGGAGTGATGCGAATGAGTAAGATAAGAGTTTATGACCTGGCTAAAAAGCTCGGAAAGAGCAACACAGAAATGGTCGAGCTGCTCACAGGCCTCGGCATCAGCATAAAGTCCCATATGAGCTCGATAGACGAAGGACTCGTCCCGATGGTGGAGGAGTCGCTCAACAAGGCGCAGGAAGAGGCTTCGCGCCAGGAGATAGAGGCCATATCGACATATCCGACGGTCGCCGTAAAGGACGGGGCTTCGGTCTCCGACGTTGCGGCGCTCGCGGGCGAAAAAGCCGGAAGCGCGGTAAAGGCTCTGATGATGGAGGGGCTTATGCTGCCCGCCACGACCCGCGCCGACGAGAAGATACTCCAGATACTCGGCAAGACGTTCAAGAAAAATTTCGTCTTCGCGTCGGAAGCCCCGGCCCAGGCCCCGACTAAGGAAGAGCCGGCGCCCGCCGGGGACGCGGTCGAAACTGTGGAGGCCGAGCCGGTCGAAGCGCCGGCCCAGCAGCCGCGCGAGGAAGCTCCGAAGCAGGTTTCCCATAAAAAACTCAAAGCCAAAGATAAAAAGAAAAAAGGCAGGCAGGACGGCGACGGCGAGCTGCAGCCGCGTCCTCCGATAATCACCGTCATGGGCCACGTCGACCACGGCAAGACGACGCTGCTCGACAACATCAGAAAGACCCACGTCACTGAAAAAGAGGCCGGCGGCATCACCCAGCACATCGGAGCCTCGCGCGTCGAATACAACGGCAACACTCTCGTGTTCCTCGACACTCCGGGACACGAGGCCTTCACTTCGATGCGCGCGCGCGGAGCGCAGGTGACGGACATCGCCGTCCTCGTCGTCGCTGCGGACGACGGCATAAAGCCTCAGACCGTCGAGGCCATCAACCACGCGAAGGCCGCCGGCGTCCCGATAGTCGTAGCGGTCAATAAGATAGACAAGCCCGAGGCGAAGCCTGAGCGCGTGCGCCAGCAGCTTTCCGACTACGGACTCGTCCCCGAGGAATGGGGCGGCGACACCATCATGGTGGACGTCGCGGCTAAGAAGGGGCTCCATGTGGACGACCTTCTCGAGATGCTGCTTCTCGTCGCCGAGATGCAGGAGCTCAAGGCGAACCCGAAAGCGCCTCCGTCGGGCACGGTCATCGAGGCGAACCTGGATAAAGGCAAGGGGCCGGTCGCTACAGTCATAGTGCAGGAAGGGACGCTTCACAGGGGCGACATCATACACACCGGTTCCGCGTGGGGCAAGATACGCGCGATGATCGACGACAAGGGACGCAACGTCAACGAGGCGGGGCCGAGCATGCCTGTAGAGGTGCTCGGGCTTGAGAGCGTCCCGCAGCCCGGCGAGAAATTCACGACGCTTTCGTCGGAGCGCGAGGCGCGCGAGCTCATATCCCAGAGCGAGTTTGAGCGGCGCGAGACCGACCAGAGCAAGGCGAAGCGCTTGACCCTCGAAGAGCTCTACGAGAAGATGCAGACGGAGGAGATACCGCAGCTACGCATAGTCCTCAAGACGGACGTGCAGGGCTCGCTCGAAGCCTTCCATTCGTCTCTGATGAAGATGAGCACGGACGCGGTGTCCATCAACATAGTCCACGAGGGCGTCGGCCGTATTTCGGAATCCGACGTTATGCTCGCCTCGGCTTCGAACGCGATAATCGTCGGCTTCAACGTGCGCCCCGACAGCAACGCGAAGAAGATAGCAGAAAACGAGGGCGTGCAGATACGTCTCTACCAGGTCATATACGACATGCTCGACGACGTGAAGGCCGCCATGGAAGGCATGCTCGCGCCGGAGCTCCGCGAACACACGCTCGGACAGGCCGAGATACGCGAGATATTCCGCGTCCCGAAGGTCGGCAACATCGCCGGCTGCCGCGTTACGGAGGGGCTTATCCGCAGGAGCGCGAAAGTGCGCCTGATACGCGACGGCGTCGTCTTCTGGAGCGGCGAGCTTTCGAGCCTCAAGCACTTCAAGGACGACGTGCGCGAGATAAAGGCAGGGAACGAATGCGGCCTCAGCTTCGAGAAATTCCAGGACTTCCGCGTAGGCGACGTGGTGGAAGCATACGAGATACTGAAAGAAAAGAAGTCGCTGGACTAACGCCGCGCGATGCAGTTCTGGATAGCCGCCGTGCGGCTTGACATGAGGCTGCCCTTCGCCGCGAGCCTCAAGGACAGGCGGCACGTCGTCCGTTCCATTACAGACGGCGTGCGCGGGCGCTTCTCCATATCGGCGGCCGACCTCGGCCCCTACGGGACGCACGGCGAGGCTTCGCTTGGCTTCGCCGCGGCCGGGTCCTCGCCGCACGAGCTGGAGGAACGCATGGGCAATCTCGAAAAATTTCTATATCAGAGGGAAGAGGACGGGGAGTTTGAAATAACCGGCTTTTCTCTGGAGGTGTTCAGCTATGGTGACATATCGGATAGACAGGCTTAACAAGGAATTTCTGCGCCTGATCTCCGGGATGCTTCAGACGCGCATAAAGAATCCTGACGCGGGCGAGGCTGTGCTCACGAACGTTTCCGTCGCGCGCGACCTGAGCCACGCGAAGGTTTTTTATACGCTCATAAATCAGGACGACAGGGAGAAGGTGCAGGCCGCGCTTGACGCCGCCGCGCCTGTGCTGCGCGCGATGCTCGGCAAGGAGATGCGGCTGCGCACGATTCCGGAGCTGCATTTCCGTTTCGACGACTCGGAGAACAAGGCGCGCAAGATGGACGAGCTGCTCGACATGGTCGCTGAGCGCGACGCGCGCATGAAGGCGGAGAACGCCGGAGAATGAAAAACGACGACGCTTTCAGCGAAGCCCTGGCAAAGCTGACGAAATACGGCGCATGGACGCTCGTCTGCCACGAGCGCCCGGACGGCGACACTCTGGGCAGCGCCTTCGCGCTCTATTCGCTCGCGAAGCGAAGCGGCAGGCGCGCGGCTATAGTGTCGAAGGACCCGCTGCCGCAGGTTTTCTCCTTTTTCCCATATTCGGACGAACTTGTCCGCGCAGAAAACGCGCCGCTCCCGCTCGCCGAGGGCGCGCTGCTCGTCGCGGTGGACATGAGCACGGCCGAGCGCTCGGTGGACAACTTCGGCGAGCTGCTCGGCGTGTGCGCAGATTCGCTCTGCATAGACCACCACGGCGACAATAAACTATTCTGCAAAACCAACCTCGTAGAGCCGTCGGCTTCCGCGACGGCGGAGATCGTCGTTCGTCTTATGGAAGCCTGCGGAAAGGGCATAACGCCTGAAGAGGCCGCGGCTCTCTACACGGCGCTCGTCACCGACAACGGAAATTTCCGTTTCAGCTCGACGACGGCGGAGAGCCACCGCTGCGCGGGAGTGCTCATCGAGGCCGGGGCTAAGCCGGCGGAGATAGACGACGCCGTGAGCCAGAATATGAGCCTAGCCTCCACGCGGCTGTGGGGACTCGCGCTCGGGCGGACGGAGCTGTTCGGCGGCGGCGAGTGCGCGCTGCTGCGGCTGAGCCGCGCGGAGCTGGATGAGTCAGGCGCCGGAAGCGCTGAGCTTGACGGCCTCGTTAATATGCCGCTGCGGATAAAGGGCGTGAGGCTCTCTCTGCTCGTGACGGAGCACGACGGATTCTGCAAGCTAAGCGTCCGCGCGAGGCCTCCGTACAGCGCGAGGGCTCTCGCGGCATCCTTCGGCGGCGGCGGACATCCCTGCGCGGCGGGCGCCAAAACGGCGTCTCCCCTTGAAGAAGCGCTCGACAATGTGAGAAAAGAGGCTCTTAAATGCCGCTCTCAGGAATCCTCCCTGTAAATAAGCCGGTCGGAATGCGCAGCACGGAGTGCGTGCAGAAGCTGCGGCGCGCGATCGGACGCGGGACCAAGACGGGCCACGGCGGCACGCTCGACTCGACGGCGTCCGGGCTTCTCATAGTGCTCGTAGGGCAGGCGACCAGGCTTTCTGATTTTATTATGTCGATGCCCAAGCGCTACGAGGCCGAGGTGACGTTCGGCACGCGCACCTCGACCGACGACGCGAGCGGCGAAGCCGTAGAGAGCGCGCCGTGGAAGCACGTTACTGATGAAATGATAGATTCCGCTCTATGCGGCTTCATGGGGTGGCGCATGCAGTCTCCGCCGTCCGTCTCGGCCGTCCACATAGACGGCGAGCGCGCGCACGTCCTCGCGCGCGAGGGGCGCGGCGTGCTGCCGGAGCCGAAGCCCGTCTGCTTTTCTAAAATCGCCCGCACGTCGGATATAAGCGAGGACGGACGCGTCTCTTTCTCGATACTGTGCCGCAAGGGGACATACGTGCGCAGCTTCGCGCGCGACCTCGGGACGCGCCTCGGCTCCGCCGCGCACCTGAGTTCTCTCGTCAGGAGCCGGAGCGGGCCGTTTTCCATAGACGCGGCGAAGGGGGCCGAAGAGCTTTTTGCGATGACGGGGGACGAGCTGGCGCGCGAGCTGACGCCTATACCGTCGCTCGAGGGGCCGTGCGCCTCGTACCTGGCGGACGGCCAGGCTTTCGCGGCGCTCTCATGCGGCAGGAGCGTGCGCCTCGGCGGTCTGACGCGCCTGTCGTTCGGGGCGGAGCCGAGGCCCGGCTCGCCAGTCGCGGTGAAGTCTGAGCGGATATTTTCTATCTGCCGCGCCGTGCAGAAAGACGGGGGCCTCGAGCTCTTGCCCGGCGTCAATATAATTTTATCTGGGGGCTTGGAATAATGATTTACGCGTTAGGAGCCTTCGACGGCTTCCATCTCGGACACGCGAGGCTGCTCCGCAAGGCGGCGGAGCGCGCCGCAGAAGCCGGTACGGACTGGGGCGTGATGACCTTCGACGGACATCCGCGCCAGCTTCTCGACAGGGACAACTTCCGCCTGCTCTTCTCGCAGAGGGAGAAGGATCTCATAGCCGCCTACCTGGGCGTGCCGCGCATGGAGAAGATCGCCTTCACGCACGACTTCGCCGCCTTTTCGCCAGAGAGCTTCGCGGACTACATAGACAAGAAATACGAGGTCGGAGGCCTCGTCATAGGCGAAAATTTCAGATTCGGCAGATGCCGCGCCGGCACGCCCAAAATACTCGCCGAAATATGCGCCGCGCGCGGCTGGACGCTCGACGTAGTGCCGCGCTACACCTTCGACGGAATGACCGTCAGCAGCACGGAGACGCGCCGCGCCGTCGCCCTCGGCGAAATGGCTCTCGCGGCGAAGATGCTCGGCTATCCGTTCATAATAAGCGGCGTCGTCGGCGAGGGGGACGGGCGCGGACGGAAGCTCGGCTTCCCGACCGCTAACATCGCCGTCTCGCGCGGCAAGATATACCCGCCCGAGGGAGTTTACAGCGCTCTCGTGCGCACTGGCGGCGCGTGGATGCCGTGCGCTCTCAACATCGGCAGCAATCCGACCTTCGCGGGCGAACGCGAGATACGCTGCGAGGCGCACGTCATAGGCGCCGACGAAAATTTCTACGGGCGCGAGCTTTTCATTTTCATTACGACGCCCGTGCGCGGCGAGGTGAAATTCGCCGAAAGCGACGGCCTCGTCGCCCAGATGAAAAAGGACGTCGAGACCTGCCGCGCCGACACG from Cloacibacillus sp. An23 encodes the following:
- the ribF gene encoding riboflavin biosynthesis protein RibF, whose translation is MIYALGAFDGFHLGHARLLRKAAERAAEAGTDWGVMTFDGHPRQLLDRDNFRLLFSQREKDLIAAYLGVPRMEKIAFTHDFAAFSPESFADYIDKKYEVGGLVIGENFRFGRCRAGTPKILAEICAARGWTLDVVPRYTFDGMTVSSTETRRAVALGEMALAAKMLGYPFIISGVVGEGDGRGRKLGFPTANIAVSRGKIYPPEGVYSALVRTGGAWMPCALNIGSNPTFAGEREIRCEAHVIGADENFYGRELFIFITTPVRGEVKFAESDGLVAQMKKDVETCRADTKEYMRRNAETMEKFAAVL
- the rbfA gene encoding 30S ribosome-binding factor RbfA, coding for MVTYRIDRLNKEFLRLISGMLQTRIKNPDAGEAVLTNVSVARDLSHAKVFYTLINQDDREKVQAALDAAAPVLRAMLGKEMRLRTIPELHFRFDDSENKARKMDELLDMVAERDARMKAENAGE
- the truB gene encoding tRNA pseudouridine(55) synthase TruB → MPLSGILPVNKPVGMRSTECVQKLRRAIGRGTKTGHGGTLDSTASGLLIVLVGQATRLSDFIMSMPKRYEAEVTFGTRTSTDDASGEAVESAPWKHVTDEMIDSALCGFMGWRMQSPPSVSAVHIDGERAHVLAREGRGVLPEPKPVCFSKIARTSDISEDGRVSFSILCRKGTYVRSFARDLGTRLGSAAHLSSLVRSRSGPFSIDAAKGAEELFAMTGDELARELTPIPSLEGPCASYLADGQAFAALSCGRSVRLGGLTRLSFGAEPRPGSPVAVKSERIFSICRAVQKDGGLELLPGVNIILSGGLE
- a CDS encoding bifunctional oligoribonuclease/PAP phosphatase NrnA, which gives rise to MKNDDAFSEALAKLTKYGAWTLVCHERPDGDTLGSAFALYSLAKRSGRRAAIVSKDPLPQVFSFFPYSDELVRAENAPLPLAEGALLVAVDMSTAERSVDNFGELLGVCADSLCIDHHGDNKLFCKTNLVEPSASATAEIVVRLMEACGKGITPEEAAALYTALVTDNGNFRFSSTTAESHRCAGVLIEAGAKPAEIDDAVSQNMSLASTRLWGLALGRTELFGGGECALLRLSRAELDESGAGSAELDGLVNMPLRIKGVRLSLLVTEHDGFCKLSVRARPPYSARALAASFGGGGHPCAAGAKTASPLEEALDNVRKEALKCRSQESSL
- the infB gene encoding translation initiation factor IF-2, with amino-acid sequence MSKIRVYDLAKKLGKSNTEMVELLTGLGISIKSHMSSIDEGLVPMVEESLNKAQEEASRQEIEAISTYPTVAVKDGASVSDVAALAGEKAGSAVKALMMEGLMLPATTRADEKILQILGKTFKKNFVFASEAPAQAPTKEEPAPAGDAVETVEAEPVEAPAQQPREEAPKQVSHKKLKAKDKKKKGRQDGDGELQPRPPIITVMGHVDHGKTTLLDNIRKTHVTEKEAGGITQHIGASRVEYNGNTLVFLDTPGHEAFTSMRARGAQVTDIAVLVVAADDGIKPQTVEAINHAKAAGVPIVVAVNKIDKPEAKPERVRQQLSDYGLVPEEWGGDTIMVDVAAKKGLHVDDLLEMLLLVAEMQELKANPKAPPSGTVIEANLDKGKGPVATVIVQEGTLHRGDIIHTGSAWGKIRAMIDDKGRNVNEAGPSMPVEVLGLESVPQPGEKFTTLSSEREARELISQSEFERRETDQSKAKRLTLEELYEKMQTEEIPQLRIVLKTDVQGSLEAFHSSLMKMSTDAVSINIVHEGVGRISESDVMLASASNAIIVGFNVRPDSNAKKIAENEGVQIRLYQVIYDMLDDVKAAMEGMLAPELREHTLGQAEIREIFRVPKVGNIAGCRVTEGLIRRSAKVRLIRDGVVFWSGELSSLKHFKDDVREIKAGNECGLSFEKFQDFRVGDVVEAYEILKEKKSLD
- a CDS encoding DUF503 domain-containing protein — encoded protein: MQFWIAAVRLDMRLPFAASLKDRRHVVRSITDGVRGRFSISAADLGPYGTHGEASLGFAAAGSSPHELEERMGNLEKFLYQREEDGEFEITGFSLEVFSYGDISDRQA